In the Gammaproteobacteria bacterium genome, one interval contains:
- a CDS encoding ATP-binding protein gives MVSRPLTLSAQLTLTLGAGLLAVGLIIGVAVHQGISRMLDSAIHDKAQSLARQLSIVVTDALLIYDYGTLERYAEGLVGTPSLEYLELRDSRGELLARAGQPRARSSADVVRIHQPIEAATSVLGEIILEYDRSDIPRQLERLALMLTAALFLIMGMLFWLLKRAMHHRVVRPIQALAESYNPLRQNCCPEDHDLPEELAQLSITFFGLCQEIQEHMAARDHAQKTAASALERLLHEQRLATLGQMAAGLAHALNTPLGNILGYAQMAGQETDDRTRQRLAVIEDQARLCDGIVRNLLTAARPPAPQLTTVELPALVAATVELTEPVLRNDGLEGVETRFDDPCRIEGDPAGVEQILFNLMTNATEAGASKLIITGEEHRDRVELAVADDGPGIPEDLRERLFEPFVTSKAPGRGTGLGLHLSRTLAREMGGDLTIADSSSRGTRLVVTLRAATGEDS, from the coding sequence ATGGTAAGCAGACCCCTCACCCTGTCGGCGCAGCTCACCCTGACCCTCGGCGCCGGGCTGCTCGCCGTCGGCCTGATCATCGGGGTCGCCGTGCACCAGGGGATCTCCCGCATGCTGGATTCGGCGATCCACGACAAGGCCCAGAGCCTGGCGCGCCAACTGAGCATCGTGGTCACGGACGCGCTGCTGATCTACGACTACGGCACCCTGGAGCGTTACGCCGAGGGCCTGGTGGGCACGCCGTCCCTGGAATATCTGGAGTTGCGGGACAGCCGCGGCGAACTCCTGGCCCGGGCGGGACAACCGCGGGCCCGGAGCAGCGCCGACGTGGTACGCATCCACCAACCCATCGAGGCCGCCACCAGCGTACTCGGCGAGATCATCCTGGAATATGATCGCAGCGACATCCCGCGCCAGCTCGAGCGCCTGGCCCTGATGCTGACTGCGGCCCTGTTCCTCATCATGGGTATGCTGTTCTGGCTCCTCAAACGCGCCATGCACCACCGCGTCGTGAGGCCCATCCAGGCCCTGGCCGAGTCCTACAATCCGTTGCGCCAGAATTGCTGCCCGGAAGACCATGACCTGCCCGAGGAACTGGCCCAACTGTCCATCACCTTTTTCGGGCTGTGCCAGGAGATACAGGAACACATGGCGGCCCGCGACCACGCCCAGAAAACGGCTGCATCGGCACTGGAGCGCCTGCTGCACGAGCAGCGGCTGGCCACCCTGGGACAGATGGCGGCCGGGCTGGCCCATGCCCTCAACACCCCCTTGGGCAATATCCTCGGTTACGCCCAGATGGCCGGGCAGGAAACCGACGACCGCACCCGCCAGCGGCTCGCGGTGATCGAGGACCAGGCCCGGCTGTGCGACGGCATCGTGCGTAATCTCCTCACGGCGGCGCGACCGCCGGCACCGCAGTTGACCACCGTGGAACTCCCCGCCCTGGTGGCCGCCACCGTGGAACTCACCGAGCCGGTCTTGCGTAACGACGGGCTCGAAGGGGTGGAAACCCGGTTCGACGACCCCTGCCGGATCGAGGGCGATCCCGCCGGGGTAGAGCAGATCCTGTTCAACCTCATGACCAACGCCACCGAGGCCGGGGCGAGCAAGCTGATCATCACCGGCGAGGAACACCGGGACAGGGTGGAACTGGCCGTGGCCGATGACGGCCCCGGCATCCCGGAGGACCTGCGCGAGCGTCTGTTCGAACCCTTCGTCACCTCCAAGGCCCCCGGCCGGGGAACGGGACTGGGACTACACCTGTCGCGCACCCTGGCGCGAGAGATGGGTGGCGACCTGACAATAGCGGACAGCTCGTCCCGCGGCACCCGCCTCGTGGTGACCCTGCGGGCCGCCACCGGCGAGGATTCGTGA
- a CDS encoding YncE family protein, with protein MKYPQPITRLAAALLTAGAVSTALASNYTIGGPNQSHFVVPNWGKNGHTVTFIPSLENMRTVTAGPPGTKPAHMVPDPQGDYLFAINHGGNTLTVFDARSGEFIKQIVTGSEQSKKGQGHQYYWSPDGNYLYVTELDDDAVVEIDARNLVVSRRAENVADFPFGMVPAWDEGYLYVIAEGPGPVEVERPGNSVTQLDLATFKPLKQITVGKAPHAAAYTNGKVYVGNIAKGHRSVSVIDAAKGEVVKTIDVDYENPHFLEEPANNNHMLLVASKEVPELVLIDVRSDEVVGHFKATEPGIGINKIRHPIWHPSGASLYFPIGFEDGTSRIYHISVPDLKVLHISQPAPTVVHMLQWNKTRDRMYAATEGNQKKGIPPGVSVYKAAGDGSLKKLADMFADLPEGEAIKGHHGSLN; from the coding sequence ATGAAATACCCACAACCCATAACCCGCCTCGCCGCCGCCCTGCTGACCGCCGGCGCCGTATCCACTGCGCTCGCCAGCAACTACACCATCGGCGGCCCCAATCAGAGCCATTTCGTCGTACCCAACTGGGGCAAGAATGGCCACACCGTGACCTTCATCCCCTCCCTGGAGAACATGCGGACGGTGACCGCCGGCCCGCCCGGCACCAAGCCCGCCCACATGGTCCCGGACCCGCAGGGGGACTACCTGTTCGCCATCAACCATGGCGGCAATACCCTGACGGTCTTCGATGCCCGCAGCGGTGAATTCATCAAGCAGATCGTCACCGGATCGGAGCAATCCAAGAAGGGCCAGGGACATCAGTACTACTGGAGCCCCGATGGCAATTATCTGTATGTCACCGAACTCGACGACGACGCCGTGGTGGAGATCGACGCCCGCAACCTGGTGGTGAGCCGCCGCGCCGAGAACGTGGCCGACTTCCCCTTCGGGATGGTGCCGGCGTGGGACGAGGGATACCTGTACGTCATCGCCGAGGGCCCCGGTCCCGTGGAGGTGGAACGGCCGGGTAACTCCGTCACCCAGCTCGACCTCGCCACCTTCAAGCCCCTCAAGCAGATCACCGTAGGCAAGGCCCCCCACGCCGCTGCCTATACCAACGGCAAGGTCTACGTGGGCAACATCGCCAAGGGCCATCGTTCGGTGTCGGTCATCGATGCGGCCAAGGGCGAGGTGGTCAAGACCATCGACGTGGACTACGAGAATCCTCATTTCCTGGAAGAGCCGGCCAACAACAATCACATGCTCCTGGTGGCCTCCAAGGAGGTGCCGGAACTCGTGCTCATCGACGTCCGCAGCGACGAGGTGGTGGGACACTTCAAGGCCACCGAACCGGGCATCGGCATCAACAAGATCCGCCATCCCATCTGGCATCCTTCCGGGGCAAGCCTGTATTTCCCCATCGGCTTCGAGGACGGGACCTCCCGCATCTACCACATATCGGTACCGGACCTGAAGGTGCTTCACATCTCGCAACCGGCACCCACGGTGGTCCACATGCTGCAATGGAACAAGACCCGCGACCGCATGTATGCCGCCACGGAAGGCAACCAGAAGAAGGGCATACCGCCGGGGGTCTCGGTCTACAAGGCCGCGGGGGACGGCTCATTGAAAAAGCTCGCCGACATGTTCGCCGACCTGCCCGAGGGCGAGGCCATCAAGGGGCATCACGGCAGCCTGAATTAA
- a CDS encoding rhodanese-like domain-containing protein, with the protein MKKTLYVAVIGWLAMAASGASALTSIDTEASIENIAINLANQTVQGGYKLITMAEVKEMLDAGEDFVLVDAHPRWEFEMGYIDGARHFGFKSKRVGKWEEDVDMAGSPSQDDYRKVLGPDLNKKIVIYCGFTKCGRSHNASMWARELGYTNVYRAPGGITSWKDHGYPYKVVPNDANTYPNK; encoded by the coding sequence ATGAAAAAAACCCTATATGTCGCAGTAATCGGCTGGCTCGCCATGGCCGCGTCGGGGGCCTCTGCCCTCACCAGCATCGACACCGAGGCATCCATCGAGAACATCGCCATCAATCTCGCCAACCAGACCGTGCAAGGCGGTTACAAGCTCATCACCATGGCCGAGGTGAAGGAGATGCTGGACGCCGGGGAGGACTTCGTGCTGGTGGATGCCCATCCCCGCTGGGAGTTCGAGATGGGTTACATCGATGGCGCCCGGCACTTCGGCTTCAAGTCCAAGCGCGTGGGCAAGTGGGAGGAAGACGTGGATATGGCGGGCAGCCCCAGCCAGGACGATTACCGCAAGGTGCTGGGTCCGGACCTGAACAAGAAGATCGTCATCTACTGCGGCTTCACCAAGTGTGGCCGTTCCCACAATGCTTCCATGTGGGCCAGGGAACTCGGCTATACCAATGTCTACCGTGCGCCCGGTGGTATCACCTCGTGGAAGGACCACGGCTATCCCTACAAGGTGGTCCCCAACGACGCCAACACCTATCCGAACAAGTAA
- a CDS encoding YeeE/YedE thiosulfate transporter family protein gives MLNSDTLIDDGASPTESLGKRLLRRQWPFWLGGLVVGLAEIVFYFHTDMFIVVTTGLAQMFAVSEEMVGIDWVARVYEPGIHWTIIAALLGARLVAVVEGESRGWVKYNWRILSLAFIGGLLFSFGTRLAAGCTTHHFMGGLPAMSIASWVVLLTGIPFAFIAFKIALWAGVGGYFKHQETRETARRHKDDPANPQPGYDANYNHWLNPMRWVFNAFLLITIFALPLYYGLTGWISGSVNQIGWSEVIWMAIPGVLLGFGIAKTGFGTECSVMAPEATFTKEEFYRKGGVPRCTYHMFRGMLPLQGFMVAIVVFNLFILAWWMLGKGSIPNASGYAGLYWGHILGGPLLAMGAVFMIGCEVRTYARLGLGYSTALVALPGFYIGYLPYTLFQEQIDPVVFGAGLTDFITIPEWAAYAIGGSQEAWAIAYSLVLIGLLAMSFQASRSFLGLKLKQILYYNTDEIVYGSARAAQPATTGKPALEPAG, from the coding sequence ATGTTGAATTCTGACACCCTGATCGACGACGGTGCGTCGCCGACGGAGAGCCTGGGCAAGCGGCTGCTGCGCCGCCAATGGCCCTTCTGGCTCGGCGGGCTGGTGGTAGGCCTGGCCGAGATCGTTTTCTATTTTCACACCGACATGTTCATCGTCGTGACCACCGGACTGGCCCAGATGTTCGCGGTCAGCGAGGAAATGGTGGGTATCGACTGGGTGGCCCGGGTCTACGAGCCCGGCATCCATTGGACCATCATCGCCGCCCTGTTGGGCGCCCGCCTGGTGGCGGTCGTTGAAGGCGAGTCCCGGGGTTGGGTCAAGTACAACTGGCGCATCCTGAGCCTGGCATTCATCGGCGGCCTGCTGTTCTCGTTCGGCACCCGCCTCGCGGCCGGCTGCACCACCCACCATTTCATGGGTGGACTGCCCGCCATGAGCATCGCCTCCTGGGTAGTGCTGTTGACCGGGATCCCCTTCGCCTTCATCGCATTCAAGATCGCCCTGTGGGCCGGCGTGGGTGGTTACTTCAAGCACCAGGAGACCCGGGAGACCGCTCGCCGCCATAAAGACGATCCGGCCAATCCTCAGCCCGGTTACGATGCCAATTATAACCACTGGCTTAATCCCATGCGCTGGGTCTTCAACGCCTTCCTGCTGATCACCATCTTCGCGCTGCCCCTCTATTACGGACTCACCGGCTGGATCTCCGGCTCGGTGAACCAGATCGGCTGGTCGGAAGTGATCTGGATGGCCATCCCCGGCGTGTTGCTCGGATTCGGCATCGCCAAGACGGGTTTCGGCACCGAGTGCTCGGTGATGGCCCCGGAGGCCACCTTCACCAAGGAGGAGTTCTACCGCAAGGGCGGCGTGCCGCGCTGCACCTATCATATGTTCCGCGGCATGCTGCCCCTGCAGGGCTTCATGGTGGCCATCGTGGTCTTCAACCTGTTCATCCTCGCCTGGTGGATGCTCGGCAAAGGCAGCATCCCCAATGCCTCGGGCTATGCGGGGCTGTACTGGGGCCATATCCTCGGAGGGCCCCTGCTGGCCATGGGCGCGGTGTTCATGATCGGCTGCGAGGTGCGCACCTACGCGCGCCTGGGGCTGGGCTACTCCACGGCGCTGGTGGCCCTGCCGGGCTTTTACATCGGTTACCTGCCCTACACCCTGTTCCAGGAGCAGATCGATCCGGTGGTCTTCGGTGCCGGCTTGACCGATTTCATCACCATCCCGGAGTGGGCCGCCTATGCCATCGGGGGCAGCCAGGAGGCCTGGGCCATCGCCTACAGCCTGGTGCTGATCGGGCTGCTGGCCATGTCCTTCCAGGCCTCGCGTTCCTTCCTGGGGCTCAAGCTGAAACAGATCCTGTACTACAACACCGACGAGATCGTGTACGGGTCTGCCCGGGCCGCCCAGCCCGCAACGACAGGAAAGCCTGCCTTAGAACCGGCAGGCTGA
- a CDS encoding Crp/Fnr family transcriptional regulator: protein MTAGALPECLPPALVERSDTVPVAGGERLFSFGAPVTHVYFVLEGEMKAVRYLPDGREVIMLRAGAGEFFGESALAVETFVCDAFATRPSRVVALPAATFRAQLQQDPAFAHAFSMLMAKAARRQCSRYERLRLSKARDRVLHLLGCEADGNGRYTLAGTLADLAGELGLEPETLYRMLAELKREGHIARDRKALHLLRHD from the coding sequence ATGACGGCCGGCGCCCTCCCCGAGTGTCTGCCGCCGGCCCTGGTGGAACGGTCCGATACCGTGCCCGTGGCCGGCGGCGAGCGCTTGTTTTCCTTCGGCGCACCCGTCACCCATGTCTATTTCGTCCTCGAAGGGGAAATGAAGGCGGTGCGCTATCTGCCCGATGGCCGCGAGGTCATCATGCTGCGTGCCGGCGCGGGCGAGTTCTTCGGCGAATCGGCGCTGGCGGTGGAGACCTTCGTTTGCGACGCCTTCGCCACCCGCCCCTCACGGGTGGTGGCCCTCCCGGCCGCCACCTTCCGGGCCCAGTTGCAGCAGGACCCGGCGTTCGCCCATGCCTTCTCCATGCTCATGGCCAAGGCAGCCCGCCGCCAGTGTTCCCGCTATGAGCGCCTGCGCCTGTCCAAGGCCCGGGACCGGGTGCTGCATCTGCTCGGCTGCGAGGCCGACGGCAACGGCCGCTACACCCTCGCGGGCACCCTCGCGGACCTCGCCGGGGAGCTGGGCCTCGAGCCCGAGACCCTGTATCGTATGCTCGCGGAACTGAAGCGCGAGGGACACATCGCCAGGGACCGCAAGGCCCTTCATCTGCTCAGACACGACTGA
- a CDS encoding sigma-54 dependent transcriptional regulator: MKWDLLVVEDDTAMAGLLAELAEKAGFTVRTAPCHATAAAMLAERPPDALFTDLRLPDGDGIDIIRRAVGALPDLPAVLITGYASVPDVAAAFRGGAMDLVTKPFETRQVEQVLARIEARLQDDRRVAGLTKKLAILEGIDDPPVAVSPQMQEVAHLARQVSTMDVPVLLTGETGTGKGVVARLVHEFGGRSGRPWFVVNCGSVSASLAESELFGHEKGAFTGAVRRKLGLLELADGGTLFLDEINSAPPEIQSRLLNFVQERSLLRVGGQQAVTVNVRLIAAANEPLQAMVEAGRFRQDLFFRLNVFPIHIPPLRERPDDILPLAQQMLTHSAQRLNRPARHLDEGCHRLLLDYPWPGNVRELENVLQRAVILCPGETILPCHLPAELTVTPDPPTGVAEIPREATLAELERYWIETVLERCQGNKTEAARRLGIDPSTLHRKLRP; this comes from the coding sequence ATGAAGTGGGACCTGCTGGTGGTGGAAGACGACACCGCCATGGCCGGCCTGTTGGCCGAACTGGCGGAAAAGGCGGGCTTCACCGTCCGCACGGCACCGTGTCATGCCACGGCCGCAGCCATGCTCGCCGAGCGCCCACCGGATGCCCTGTTCACGGATCTGCGGCTACCGGACGGCGACGGCATCGACATCATCCGCCGGGCGGTGGGCGCCCTTCCAGACCTGCCCGCGGTGCTCATCACCGGTTACGCCTCGGTACCGGACGTGGCGGCGGCGTTTCGCGGTGGCGCCATGGATCTGGTGACCAAACCCTTCGAGACCCGCCAGGTGGAGCAGGTGCTGGCCCGCATCGAGGCGCGCCTGCAAGACGACCGGCGGGTGGCCGGCCTGACCAAGAAGCTGGCCATCCTCGAAGGTATCGACGACCCGCCCGTGGCCGTGAGCCCGCAGATGCAGGAGGTGGCTCACCTGGCCCGCCAGGTGAGCACCATGGATGTCCCGGTGCTCCTGACCGGGGAGACCGGTACGGGCAAGGGCGTGGTGGCCCGCCTGGTCCACGAGTTCGGCGGCCGCAGCGGACGGCCCTGGTTCGTGGTGAACTGCGGGTCGGTATCCGCCAGCCTGGCCGAAAGCGAGCTGTTCGGGCATGAAAAGGGGGCCTTCACCGGCGCCGTCAGGCGCAAGCTCGGGCTGCTCGAGCTGGCGGACGGCGGCACCCTGTTTCTGGACGAGATCAACAGCGCCCCGCCGGAGATCCAAAGCCGGCTGCTGAACTTCGTCCAGGAACGCAGCCTGCTGCGGGTGGGCGGCCAGCAAGCGGTGACGGTGAACGTGCGCCTGATCGCCGCCGCCAACGAGCCGCTCCAGGCAATGGTTGAGGCAGGCCGGTTCCGCCAGGACCTGTTCTTCCGGCTGAACGTCTTTCCCATCCACATCCCGCCCCTGCGCGAGCGTCCCGACGATATCCTGCCCCTGGCCCAACAAATGCTGACCCACAGCGCCCAGCGCCTGAATCGGCCGGCCCGCCATCTGGATGAGGGTTGCCACCGGCTACTCCTCGATTACCCCTGGCCGGGCAACGTCCGCGAACTGGAGAACGTCCTCCAGCGGGCCGTGATCCTGTGCCCGGGGGAGACCATCCTGCCCTGCCACCTGCCGGCCGAGCTGACCGTCACCCCCGATCCGCCGACGGGTGTGGCCGAGATCCCCCGCGAGGCGACCCTCGCGGAGCTGGAACGCTACTGGATCGAGACCGTGCTCGAGCGTTGCCAGGGTAACAAGACCGAGGCCGCCCGGCGCCTGGGCATCGATCCCTCCACCCTGCACCGCAAGCTCCGGCCCTGA
- a CDS encoding rhodanese-like domain-containing protein: MKLFATKGLALAAGVWATQAWALQVPGPLVDTAWLAKNQDDVVVLDVRRDKQSFIRKMGGSGEVAGVQACGAKGGGGGVSGHIPDSALIEWKEIAVKDKANGVELHDMVPSKGDFEKLMQKSGVDQGSAVVIATPGDGMPSIADGTRLYWTLKYFGHDNVALLDGGVAKWGAEKRKIEYGRTRPSNGNWSATTERRDMLATLEDVQQGMRDGVQLVDIRTPDYYLGLKHKAKKVKGKGHIPGAKNMPFMVIGKESPEGTTLYSTDELRRISTELGLDPGKPIITHCNTGHLASSGWFVMHELLGNKDARLYVGSMNEWSADPARPVSNRSE, encoded by the coding sequence ATGAAACTCTTTGCAACGAAGGGGCTGGCCCTGGCGGCCGGCGTATGGGCGACCCAGGCTTGGGCCTTGCAGGTACCGGGTCCCCTGGTGGATACGGCATGGCTGGCCAAGAATCAGGACGACGTGGTGGTGCTGGACGTGCGCCGGGACAAGCAGAGCTTCATCCGCAAGATGGGCGGCAGCGGTGAGGTGGCCGGCGTCCAGGCCTGCGGCGCCAAGGGCGGCGGTGGCGGCGTGTCCGGCCACATCCCGGACTCGGCCCTGATCGAATGGAAGGAAATCGCCGTCAAGGACAAGGCCAATGGCGTGGAACTCCACGACATGGTGCCTTCCAAGGGTGATTTCGAGAAGCTGATGCAGAAGAGCGGCGTCGACCAGGGCAGCGCGGTGGTGATCGCCACGCCCGGCGACGGCATGCCGTCCATCGCCGACGGCACCCGGCTGTATTGGACCCTGAAGTACTTCGGCCATGACAATGTCGCCCTGCTGGATGGCGGCGTGGCCAAGTGGGGGGCCGAGAAGCGCAAGATCGAGTACGGCCGTACCCGGCCCAGCAATGGTAACTGGAGCGCCACGACGGAGCGCCGCGACATGCTCGCCACCCTGGAAGACGTCCAGCAGGGCATGCGGGATGGCGTCCAGCTCGTGGACATCCGCACCCCCGACTATTACCTCGGGTTGAAGCATAAGGCGAAGAAGGTGAAGGGCAAGGGCCACATCCCGGGCGCCAAGAATATGCCCTTCATGGTCATCGGCAAGGAGAGCCCGGAGGGCACCACCCTCTATTCCACCGACGAGCTGCGGCGGATCTCCACCGAACTGGGCCTCGACCCCGGCAAGCCGATCATCACCCACTGCAACACCGGTCACCTGGCCAGTTCCGGCTGGTTCGTCATGCACGAACTGCTCGGCAACAAGGATGCCCGGCTCTACGTGGGCTCCATGAACGAGTGGTCCGCCGACCCGGCGCGCCCGGTCAGCAACCGCTCCGAGTAG